The following nucleotide sequence is from candidate division WWE3 bacterium.
ATTTTAATTGCTTCTGTTCGGTCGTACAACAAATCGCAAACTATTAACCAACTCACTCAAAACGGTGACTTTGCTCTTAGCCAGATGACAGAGAGTTTAAGGAATGCCTCAGTCATTAACCAAGTGGTTACAAATTTAACTAGTAGCTCTATTAGTTACGTTGACCAATTTGGAAATCTCAAAACATATAATATGGTCGACGGCAGCGTGAGTTGCAGTTCAAACGACAATGGTTCTTTGAACGATAATACTAATCAGTTATTAAACACAAATATTTCCAACAATCCTACCGCCCGTTTAATAGCCGGCAGTTTTGTAGCTTCCACGGACTTGAAGTTAGTGACTATCTCAATGACTTTAGGTCAACCTTGTAGTAATGGCACGCGAATTGACAATACTGCTACCACAACTTTAACAACAACTGTCGTCGTGCGAGGTGGGTATCAATAATCGACCTACAATTGCGCCACGACGTTTTTCGTGACATTATTTAACATATGAAACC
It contains:
- a CDS encoding type II secretion system protein, whose amino-acid sequence is MMVENKQQTTNNNNRGFTLVEMLISIAVIAVVGVLGGDILIASVRSYNKSQTINQLTQNGDFALSQMTESLRNASVINQVVTNLTSSSISYVDQFGNLKTYNMVDGSVSCSSNDNGSLNDNTNQLLNTNISNNPTARLIAGSFVASTDLKLVTISMTLGQPCSNGTRIDNTATTTLTTTVVVRGGYQ